A window of the Salmo trutta chromosome 25, fSalTru1.1, whole genome shotgun sequence genome harbors these coding sequences:
- the LOC115162365 gene encoding thrombospondin-1: MKLTGVFLLLVLWNCEGSRVAESRDDNSVYDLFELVKVNKRHQGVTLVKGADPYSPAYKILNADLIPPVPEISFRDLIDSIQAERGFLLLVNFKQFKKTRGSLLTVEKDDGSGPLFEIISNGKAQTLDVVYSTGNKQQVVSIEDADLATGHWKNITLFIQEDRAQLFVGCEEINISEMDVPIQKVLTHEVADIARLRIGKGAVKDRFMGVLQNVRFVFGTTLEAILRNKGCQSSVTLTDVMTLDNPVNGSSPAIRTDYTGHKTKDIQQVCGFSCEDITSMFKELKGLGVIVKQLSNELNRVNKESTLLMNQMNIHRGVCLHNGIVHKDKDEWTVDDCTECTCQNSATVCRKISCPLMPCANATVPDGECCPRCGNPNNYAEDGWSPWSEWTHCSVSCGRGIQQRGRSCDRINSNCEGTSVQTRDCYPQECDKRFKQDGGWSHWSPWSSCSVICGEGVITRIRLCNSPTPQMGGRDCQGQGRETEVCQESPCPINGGWGPWSLWDTCSVTCGGGLQTRQRLCNNPAPKYKGKECQGDTKTSQLCGKEDCPINGCLSNPCFAGAKCTSFDDGSWKCGACPVGYTGDGINCKDIDECKEVPDACFTLNGVQRCENTEPGYNCLACPPRYSGPQPFGRGVEQATAKKQVCTPRNPCQDGSHDCNKNANCIYLGQFSDTMFRCECKPGYAGNGHICGDDTDLDGWPNKDLLCVENATYHCKKDNCPNLPNSGQEDHDKDGLGDACDHDDDNDGIPDDRDNCPMVYNPAQYDVDTDDVGDRCDNCVHESNPDQVDTDNNGEGDACAIDIDGDGILNERDNCPYVYNVDQRDTDGDGVGDHCDNCPLEHNPDQIDSDSDRVGDKCDNNQDIDEDGHQNNLDNCPYIPNANQADHDKDGKGDACDHDDDNDGIPDDKDNCRLAFNPDQVDSDGDGRGDVCKDDFDQDNILDIYDVCPENFAISETDFRRFQMVPLDPKGTSQIDPNWVVRHQGKELVQTVNCDPGIAVGFDEFNAVDFSGTFFINTDRDDDYAGFVFGYQSSSRFYVVMWKQITQTYWSHTPTRAQGYSGVSIKVVNSTTGPGEHLRNALWHTGDTAEQVRTLWHDPKNIGWKDYTAYRWHLVHRPKSGLIRVVMYEGKRIMADSGNIYDKTYAGGRLGMYVFSQEMTYFSDLKYECRDS, from the exons ATGAAGCTGACAGGAGTCTTTCTCCTTTTGGTGCTTTGGAATTGTGAGGGCAGCAGGGTGGCAG AGAGTAGAGATGATAACAGTGTATACGACCTATTCGAGCTTGTGAAAGTGAATAAAAGGCACCAAGGAGTTACCTTGGTAAAAGGCGCAGATCCTTACAGCCCAGCCTATAAGATCCTGAACGCAGACCTGATCCCCCCGGTTCCCGAGATCTCCTTCAGGGACCTCATCGATTCGATACAAGCTGAGAGGGGATTCCTTCTCCTGGTCAACTTCAAGCAGTTCAAGAAAACCAGGGGTAGTCTTTTGACTGTGGAGAAGGATGACGGATCAGGACCGTTATTCGAAATAATTTCTAATGGCAAGGCGCAAACTCTGGATGTGGTATACTCCACCGGGAACAAGCAACAGGTAGTGTCCATAGAAGATGCGGATCTAGCGACTGGACACTGGAAGAATATCACACTGTTCATTCAGGAGGATCGTGCCCAGCTGTTCGTCGGGTGTGAAGAGATCAATATATCAGAAATGGATGTGCCCATTCAAAAGGTCCTGACGCATGAGGTTGCCGACATTGCCCGTCTGAGGATCGGAAAAGGAGCTGTGAAAGATAGATTTATG GGAGTGCTTCAGAACGTGCGCTTCGTTTTTGGAACCACTTTGGAGGCGATTTTACGCAATAAGGGATGCCAAAGCT CTGTAACTTTGACTGATGTCATGACACTGGACAACCCAGTAAATGGGTCCAGCCCAGCAATAAGGACTGATTACACTGGCCACAAAACTAAAG ATATTCAGCAGGTCTGTGGTTTTTCCTGTGAGGATATCACTAGCATGTTCAAGGAGCTCAAGGGACTTGGTGTGATTGTTAAGCAGCTGTCAAATGAGCTCAACAGAGTG AATAAGGAGAGCACTCTGCTCATGAACCAGATGAACATCCACAGAGGGGTCTGTCTTCACAACGGCATTGTGCACAAGGACAAAGATGAGTGGACTGTGGACGACTGCACAGAGTGTACCTGCCAG AACTCTGCCACTGTGTGTCGCAAAATCTCTTGCCCCCTGATGCCCTGTGCCAACGCCACCGTGCCTGATGGAGAGTGCTGCCCACGTTGTGGAAACC CGAATAACTATGCTGAGGATGGCTGGTCCCCCTGGTCTGAATGGACCCATTGTTCTGTGTCTTGTGGACGGGGTATCCAGCAGCGAGGTCGCTCCTGTGACCGCATCAACAGTAACTGCGAAGGCACTTCTGTGCAGACCCGCGACTGCTACCCTCAGGAATGTGACAAGCGCT TTAAGCAGGATGGTGGCTGGAGCCACTGGTCTCCCTGGTCCTCCTGCTCTGTGATCTGTGGTGAGGGAGTCATCACCCGCATCCGCCTCTGCAACTCCCCCACTCCCCAGATGGGAGGCAGAGACTGTCAAGGACAGGGCCGAGAGACAGAGGTTTGCCAGGAATCACCTTGTCCAA TTAACGGAGGCTGGGGACCCTGGTCTCTGTGGGACACCTGCTCTGTCACCTGTGGAGGTGGACTCCAGACTCGCCAGCGTCTCTGTAACAACCCCGCCCCCAAGTACAAAGGGAAGGAATGTCAGGGTGACACCAAAACATCCCAATTGTGTGGCAAAGAGGACTGCCCTATCA ATGGCTGTCTGTCCAACCCGTGCTTTGCTGGCGCTAAGTGTACCAGCTTTGATGATGGTTCCTGGAAGTGTGGCGCATGCCCAGTGGGCTACACCGGAGACGGCATCAACTGCAAGGACATCGACGAGTGCAAGGAGGTCCCTGACGCGTGCTTCACACTCAACGGAGTCCAACGCTGTGAGAACACTGAGCCTGGCTACAACTGCCTTGCTTGCCCCCCCCGCTACTCAGGACCACAGCCCTTCGGGAGGGGAGTGGAGCAGGCCACAGCCAAGAAACAG gTGTGCACACCCCGTAACCCCTGCCAAGATGGCAGCCATGATTGCAACAAGAATGCTAACTGTATCTACCTGGGTCAGTTCAGCGACACCATGTTCCGCTGTGAGTGCAAACCTGGTTACGCTGGCAATGGCCACATCTGTGGAGATGACACCGACCTGGATGGATGGCCCAACAAAGACCTCCTGTGTGTGGAGAACGCCACCTACCACTGCAAGAAA GACAACTGTCCAAACCTTCCCAACTCTGGGCAGGAGGACCATGACAAAGATGGGCTTGGTGACGCTTGCGATCACGATGATGACAATGATGGGATCCCTGATGATAGG GACAACTGCCCAATGGTCTACAACCCCGCTCAGTATGATGTGGACACAGATGACGTTGGTGATCGCTGTGATAACTGTGTGCATGAGAGCAACCCCGACCAAGTCGACACAGACAACAACGGAGAGGGAGATGCCTGTGCTATTGACATTGACGGTGATG GTATTCTAAATGAGAGGGATAACTGCCCCTATGTCTACAATGTGGACCAGAGAGACACTGACGGGGACGGAGTGGGAGACCACTGCGACAACTGCCCTCTTGAGCATAACCCAGACCAG ATTGACTCTGACTCAGATCGTGTGGGAGACAAGTGCGACAACAACCAGGACATTGATGAGGACGGTCATCAGAACAACTTGGACAACTGTCCCTATATCCCCAACGCCAACCAGGCCGACCACGACAAAGATGGCAAGGGTGACGCCTGCGACCACGATGACGACAACGACGGTATCCCTGACGACAAGGACAACTGCAGGCTGGCCTTTAACCCTGACCAGGTGGACTCTGATG GTGATGGTCGTGGAGATGTTTGCAAAGATGACTTTGACCAAGACAACATACTTGATATCTACGATGTGTGCCCTGAGAACTTTGCCATCAGCGAGACAGACTTCCGCAGGTTCCAGATGGTACCACTGGACCCCAAGGGCACCTCCCAGATCGACCCCAACTGGGTGGTCCGCCACCAGGGCAAAGAGCTGGTGCAGACTGTCAACTGTGACCCTGGCATCGCTGTTG GGTTCGATGAGTTTAATGCAGTGGACTTCAGTGGAACGTTCTTCATCAACACAGACAGGGATGATGACTACGCTGGCTTTGTGTTTGGCTACCAGTCCAGCTCCAGGTTCTATGTGGTGATGTGGAAGCAGATCACACAGACCTACTGGTCCCACACCCCGACCAGAGCTCAGGGCTACTCCGGAGTGTCCATCAAAGTAGTCAACTCCACCACAGGACCTGGGGAGCATCTGAGGAACGCCCTTTGGCACACTGGTGACACTGCTGAACAG GTGCGTACTCTGTGGCACGACCCCAAGAACATTGGCTGGAAAGACTACACCGCCTACAGATGGCACCTGGTCCACAGGCCCAAGTCTGGACTCATCAG AGTTGTGATGTATGAAGGCAAGAGAATCATGGCGGATTCTGGAAATATCTACGACAAGACTTATGCTGGTGGAAGACTAGGCATGTATGTCTTCTCTCAGGAGATGACATACTTCTCAGACCTCAAATACGAATGCAGAG ATTCTTAA